The genomic DNA ATCGCGATGTGCTACTTCATCACGGCCGACGACCTGTCCTGGCTGGGCGGCGTGTACTCGGACGGCGGCGGCCTCGGCCTGATCAGCCAGATCGGCGTCACGCTGAGCCTCGGTGTCGTCACCGGCATCGGCATCAACACCGGCCACGAGCTGGGGCACAAGAAGCCGGAGAACGAGCGTTGGATCGCCAAGCTCACCCTCGCACCCGCCATGTACGGCCACTTCTTCATCGAGCACAACCGCGGCCATCACGTGCGCGTCGCCACCCCGGAGGACCCCGCGAGCGGCCGCTTCGGCGAGACCTTCTGGGAGTTCCTGCCGCGCAGCGTGTGGGGCAGCTTGAAGTCCTCGTGGAACCTGGAGAAGACGCGTCTCGAGCGCCTCGGCAAGAGCCCGTGGACCCTCACGAACGACGTGCTCAACGCGTGGCTGATGACCGTCGTGCTGTACGGAGTGCTGACCGCGGTGTTCGGCTGGTACGTGCTGCCCTTCCTGATCGTCCAGGGGATCTACGGGTTCAGCCTGCTGGAGTCGGTGAACTACCTCGAGCACTACGGTCTGCTGCGCCAGAAGACCGCCTCCGGCCGCTACGAGCGCTGCGCGCCGCGGCACTCGTGGAACTCGGACCGCATCATCACCAACGTCTTCCTCTACCACCTGCAGCGGCACAGCGACCATCACGCGAACCCCACGCGCCGCTACCAGACCCTCCGCTCCTTCGAGGAGGCCCCGTCGCTGCCCCAGGGCTACGCCACCCTGATCGGCGTGACCTACTTCCCGCCGCTGTGGCGCAAGATCATGGACCACCGCGTCCTGGACCACTACGACGGTGACATCACCAAGGTGAACATCCACCCCCGCGTCCGCGACAAGGTGCTCGCGAAGTACGGCGCGCCGAGCACCGGAGAGCAGGCCGCCGCATGAGCGCCTTCAAGTGCCCCGTCTGCGACTACGTGTACGACGAGACCTCCGGCGCCCCGCGAGAAGGCTGGCCCGCCGGCACCGCCTGGGCCGATATCCCCGACGACTGGAACTGCCCCGACTGCGGGGTTCGCGACAAGATCGACTTCGAGCCCGTCTGAGACGGATCAGAAAGACCGAGAAAGGAATCCATCATGAGCGACGCGCCCTTCAAACTGTTCCGCTGCCTGCAGTGCGGCTTCGAGTACGACGAGGCCGAGGGCTGGCCCGAGGACGGTATCGAGCCCGGCACCCGCTGGGACGACATCCCGGACGACTGGTCCTGCCCCGACTGCGGCGCCGCCAAGGCCGACTTCGAGATGGTCGAGGTGTCGCGGGCATGAGCACCGACGGCGTGGTCATCGTCGGCACGGGCGTCGCGGGCGCCACCGCGGCCCTGGCGCTGCGGACCGGCGGGTTCGAGGGAGCGGTGACCCTCGTCGGCCGTGACGCGCACCTCCCGTACCGACGGCCCACGCTGTCGAAGGACGTGCTCCTGGCGGGGATGCCGGTCGAGAAGGCGCTCCTGAAGCCGGCGACGCACTGGGACGACATCGGGGTCGTGGTCCGCACCGGGGTCACCGTGACGGGAGGCGACACCGCGGCCCGCACTCTGGAGCTGTCCGACGATTCCGTCCTTCCGTACGGCTCCCTGGTCCTGGCCACCGGTGGTGCGGCGCGGGAGCTGCCCGGCCTGCCGCCCGCGCCCCGTGTGAAGTACCTGCGGGACTTCGCGGACGCGATCGCGCTCCGCGACGAACTCGGCCGGGCGGGCAGCGTGATCGTTCTCGGGGCCGGTCTCATCGGCTCGGAGGTGGCCTCGGCCGCGGCGAAACTGGGTGCGACCGTCACCGTGATCGAGCCGGCCCCCTTGCCGCTCGCCCGCGTCGTGCCGCCGTCGATCGGCGAGCGCCTCGCCGGCCTGCAGCGCGACGCCGGTGTCGACCTGCTGCTCGGCGTCCGGCCGGGGGAGATCGCCGTCGAGCCCGACCAGGTCTCCGTCGCCCTCCCCGGCGGCGTGGCGCTCGTCGCCGACCTGCTGGTCGTCGCGGTGGGGTCGAGCCCCGACACCGGGCTGGCCGAGCGCCTGGCCCTGCGGGTCGACGACGGTATCCTGGTGGACGAGCAGTACCGCACGTCCGCCGAGGGCGTCTACGCCGTCGGTGACTGCGCACGCGTGCCGCATCCGCTGGAAGGCGGTACCTACCGCGCCGAGAACTGGTCGGCGGCGCAGGACCAGGGCACGGCCGTCGCGCAGGTGCTCCTCGGCGGCGCGCCGGCGCCCACGGTTCCGTGGGGCTGGTCGAACCAGTTCGGGGCGGTGCTGCAGTTCGCGGGATGGCCCGCGGCGGACGACGAGCTGGAGGTGGACGGCGCCATGGACGCGGCGAGCAGTGAGCCCTTCTTCGCGCGGTGCCGCCGCGGCGGATCCCTCGCGGGCGCCGTCGCGATGGGCCGGCCCAAGGAACTGCGGGCGGCCCGCGGCGAGCTGTCCGAGCAGATCGCGGCGGCGGTCGCGCGATGACCGTCCTCGTCGGGCGCGACGCCGCTGACGCCGCACCCAAGCAGACGGTGCGGGACCAAGCGCTCGACGCGGTGAGCACGGTCCTCCACGGGCGGGAGTGGTCCGCGGTCACGATGGCCGCGGTCGCCCGCGAGGCGGGGGTGAGCCGGCAGACGCTCTACAACGAGTTCGGTTCCCGTAAGGGCATGGCGGTCGCCTACGTGACCCGGTTCGTCGACGGGCTCCTCGCGTACGTGCAGGAGCGGATCGACGCCCACCCCGGCGAGATCGACGCCGCCGTCGAGGACGCGATGTGCGGCGTCTTCGAGATCGGTATGGGTGACCCCGTCGTCATCAACATCGTGGGTCCGAACCCGCATCGCGACCTCATGGGGATCGTGACGATCGACGGTACGCCGATCATGCAGCGCGCGGCCGAAGGGCTCGCGGAGATCCTCGCCATGAGCTGGGCCCAGGTCCGGCGGGCCGACGCGCAGGTCGCTGCGGGCGTCCTCGTCCGCCTCGCCTTCAGTCACCTGACGATGCCCATCGAGGGGCCGGAGGCGGCGGCGCGCGAGGTGTCCGCCGTGCTCTCGCCGTTCCTCACCCGCGCCGTTCGCGCCTGAGCCGCACGTCGGCGTGCCGGGTCAGGCCGAGCAGTCGGCGCACCGCCCGAAGATCTCCAGCGTGTGCGTCACATCCGTGAATCCGTGTGCCGCGGCGGTCCGTGCCGACCATGCCTCGACCGCCCGATCGGTCACCTCGACGGTGCGTCCGCACTCGCGGCAGACCAGGTGATGATGGTGCTCGTCCGAGCACAACCGGAACAGCGCCTCGCCGCTGTCGGTCCGCAGGGTGTCCACTGCGCCCGCGTCCGCCATCGCCTGCAGGTTGCGGTAGACGGTGGTCAGGCCGATCGACTCGCCGTCGGCGCGGAGTTGCTCGTGCAGCTCCTGCGCGGATTTGAACTCCGAGACCGACTGCAGGGCCTGTGTGATGGCCCCGCGCTGCTTCGTCGCACGGACACCCGTGCCTTTGGCCGCGTGCACGGTCACCGTCAGGCCCCCGGCCGTTCCGTGGCGTGCGCGACGGCGTCGACCACGATGTGCGCGAGGTGGTCGTCGACGAGGCGGTAGACGATCTCGCGGCCGTTGCGTTCGCCGCGCACGACGCCGGCGGACTTGAGGACCCGGAGGTGCTGGCTCACCAGTGGCTGCGTCACGCCCAGCGCGTCGACGAGCTGGTGCACGCACAGCTCGGAGTGCATGAGCTCGAGCACGATGGAGATCCGGACGGGGGCGGCCAGCGCACGGAGCAGGTCGCCCGTGGCGGTGAGCACCTCGGGATCGGGCTGCGCGCGCGGCAGGTCCTCGGGGTCGACGGGGCAGTCGGCGACGACGTCGGTGGGAATGGGAGCCTCCTCTTATCAACAATCATTTTCATATGCGGGAACGGCCACGTCAAGCGAGCGGGAGGTAGGCGTCCCATCGCGCCGCGGGGGAGAGCGCGAACGGTAGAGTCGGTGCGTACGTTTTTCCTTCTCACAACCCGTCGGAGATGAAGCGCGCCGTGGCCAAAGCAACCAAAGTCGATACCGTCGCCAACCTGTGCAAGCGCAGGGGCCTGGTCTTCCAGTCGGGTGAGATCTACGGCGGTACCAAGTCGGCCTGGGACTACGGGCCGCTGGGCGTGGAACTCAAGGAGAACATCAAGAAGCAGTGGTGGCGCAACATGGTCACCTCCCGCGATGACGTCGTGGGGCTGGACAGCGCGATCATCCTGCCCCGCGAGGTGTGGGTCGCATCGGGGCACGTCTCCGTGTTCAACGATCCGCTGGTCGAGTGCCTGAACTGCCACAAGCGCCACCGTCAGGACCACCTGCAGGAGGCGTACGCCGAGAAGCGGGCGGCCAAGGGCGAGGAGGTCGACCCGGACGACGTGCCGATGACGGAGATCGTCTGCCCCGACTGCGGCACCAAGGGGCAGTGGACCGAGCCGCGCGACTTCAACATGATGCTCAAGACCTACCTGGGGCCCATCGAGTCGGAGGAGGGCCTGCACTACCTGCGGCCCGAGACCGCGCAGGGCATCTTCGTGAACTTCAAGAACGTCATGACCACGGCGCGGAAGAAGCCGCCGTTCGGCATCGGCCAGATCGGCAAGAGCTTCCGCAACGAGATCACCCCCGGCAACTTCATCTTCCGGACCCGCGAGTTCGAGCAGATGGAGATGGAGTTCTTCGTCAAGCCGGGCGACGACGACACGTGGCACCAGTACTGGATCGACTATCGGCTCAAGTGGTACACCGATCTCGGCATCGACCCGGAGAACCTGCGCCTGTACACGCATCCGCAGGAGAAGCTGAGCCACTACTCCAAGGGCACCGTCGACATCGAGTACCGCTTCGAGTTCGCCGGTAGCGAGTGGGGTGAGCTCGAGGGCATCGCCAACCGCACCGACTTCGACCTCGGCACCCACACCAAGCACTCGGGGGAGTCGCTGGAGTTCTTCGACCAGCAGTCGGGCGAGCGGTACACGCCCTACGTCATCGAGCCGGCCGCCGGCCTCACGCGCTCGTTGATGGCCTTCCTCGTGGATGCGTACACGGAGGAGGAGGTGCCGAAGGCGAACGGCGGCACCGATACCCGCGTCGTCCTCAAGCTGGATCGGCGCCTCGCCCCCGTCAAGGTCGCGGTGCTGCCGCTGTCGCGTGACGAGAAGCTCTCGCCGAAGGCGCGCGAGCTGGCCGCCCAGCTGCGGCAGTTCTGGAACGTCGACTTCGACGACGCCCAGGGCATCGGTAAGCGCTACCGTCGCCAGGACGAGATCGGGACGCCGTTCTGCGTCACCGTCGACTTCGACACGCTCGACGACGATTCCGTGACCGTCCGCGAGCGCGACACGATGGAGCAGGAGCGGGTGCCGCTCGCGGAGATCCAGCAGTACCTCGCCGCGCGCCTCGCCGGCTGCTGACGCGGCGCCGGTCCGCTGAGCGACGAGGACCGCCCATCCCTCGCGGGGTGGGCGGTCCTTCTCGTCGGGCCGCTGCTCCTACCCGCAGGTGACCTCGACGCGGAACTTCTTGGTACTCAGGTCCGCCGCGCGCGCCTCACCCGTGATCGTGTAGCGGTTGCCGGCCTTCGAGGCCTTGGCCGAGCCGACCTTCCCCACGGGCGTGTTCAGCACCGTCATCACGTTCCCGCCGGTGGCGATGAACAGGCTGTTCACCGTGGGCGGATTGCCCTCGGTGAGCATGGCCCCGATGCCGCGGGCGGTCTGGACGCTGCCGGAGCCCACCGTGATCGTCTCGCCGTTCCGCGAGCAACCCGCGTTGACGTACTCGGCCGCGCTCTCGGCCCTGCCGTCGACCTCGACCACGGTGCTGGAGTCGATGTTGGGAGAGGTGCACGCCGCGAGGGCGACCAGAACGCAGCCCGCGAGGGCGACTGGCGCGATTTTCATAGACACACCGTACCGGCCCGATCGTGCTGGGCCGTGGGATACTCGACGGCATGACGAACGGCAAGGTTGTCCACTTCGACACGCAACGCGGCTTCGGCTTCCTGGCGCCGGACGCGGGAGGTGAGGACGTCTTCCTCCACGTGAACGACATCGACTTCGACGAGTCGGCGCTGCGGCCCGGCACCGAGGTGACGTTCGACGTGGAGAAGGGGGACAAGGGGTTCAAGGCCGTCAACGTCGCCGTGGTCGGGGGTGCTCCCGCGCCGTCGGCGCCCCGTCGTGACCACCGCGATCAGCGCGACCAGCGGGGTGACCGGCGCGAGCAGGCGCCCCGCCGGGACGCGGCGGCGCGGCCGGCCGCCGGCGCGCTGGACATGCAGTCCTTCGTCGACGAGCTCACCGAGCTGCTCCTCGACTCCTCGGACGATCTGACCGCCGGGCAGATCATCGCGATCCGCCAGCGGATCGCGGATTTCGCCTTCGCACGCGGTTGGGTCACCGAGTAGGTGCCGCCGCGCCTGCCCGGTCCGGCCGCGTATCAGCCGGCCGACGTCGAACGCCTCGTCGCCGAACCGCCCAAAACCGCGGGCCTCGAAGCGGATACCGAGCCCACACTGTTCTCGGGCCCGCAGTGGGAGGCCCTGCGCTGGGAAGGGCACAGCTCGGCCTTCGCGCGCGACCGCGCTCGGGTGCTGCACAGCGCCGCCCTTCGCCGCCTCGCCGATAAGACGCAGGTCGTGGGCCCGCGCGAGGGTGACACGCCCCGTACCCGGCTCACCCACTCGCTGGAAGTCAGCCAGATCGGCCGCGGTATC from Tsukamurella paurometabola includes the following:
- a CDS encoding NAD(P)/FAD-dependent oxidoreductase, with protein sequence MSTDGVVIVGTGVAGATAALALRTGGFEGAVTLVGRDAHLPYRRPTLSKDVLLAGMPVEKALLKPATHWDDIGVVVRTGVTVTGGDTAARTLELSDDSVLPYGSLVLATGGAARELPGLPPAPRVKYLRDFADAIALRDELGRAGSVIVLGAGLIGSEVASAAAKLGATVTVIEPAPLPLARVVPPSIGERLAGLQRDAGVDLLLGVRPGEIAVEPDQVSVALPGGVALVADLLVVAVGSSPDTGLAERLALRVDDGILVDEQYRTSAEGVYAVGDCARVPHPLEGGTYRAENWSAAQDQGTAVAQVLLGGAPAPTVPWGWSNQFGAVLQFAGWPAADDELEVDGAMDAASSEPFFARCRRGGSLAGAVAMGRPKELRAARGELSEQIAAAVAR
- a CDS encoding lipoprotein LpqH, producing the protein MKIAPVALAGCVLVALAACTSPNIDSSTVVEVDGRAESAAEYVNAGCSRNGETITVGSGSVQTARGIGAMLTEGNPPTVNSLFIATGGNVMTVLNTPVGKVGSAKASKAGNRYTITGEARAADLSTKKFRVEVTCG
- a CDS encoding TetR/AcrR family transcriptional regulator, translated to MTVLVGRDAADAAPKQTVRDQALDAVSTVLHGREWSAVTMAAVAREAGVSRQTLYNEFGSRKGMAVAYVTRFVDGLLAYVQERIDAHPGEIDAAVEDAMCGVFEIGMGDPVVINIVGPNPHRDLMGIVTIDGTPIMQRAAEGLAEILAMSWAQVRRADAQVAAGVLVRLAFSHLTMPIEGPEAAAREVSAVLSPFLTRAVRA
- a CDS encoding alkane 1-monooxygenase encodes the protein MKGLAYIDADGKEAVWTDHKKRLWLWGLFVPTALFFAVGLMMLLGIGHTPLMYLAPVLWWIGPLLLYVILPIVDIKAGDDGENPPEEVMEALEESKYYRWLTYIFLPCHLASLIAMCYFITADDLSWLGGVYSDGGGLGLISQIGVTLSLGVVTGIGINTGHELGHKKPENERWIAKLTLAPAMYGHFFIEHNRGHHVRVATPEDPASGRFGETFWEFLPRSVWGSLKSSWNLEKTRLERLGKSPWTLTNDVLNAWLMTVVLYGVLTAVFGWYVLPFLIVQGIYGFSLLESVNYLEHYGLLRQKTASGRYERCAPRHSWNSDRIITNVFLYHLQRHSDHHANPTRRYQTLRSFEEAPSLPQGYATLIGVTYFPPLWRKIMDHRVLDHYDGDITKVNIHPRVRDKVLAKYGAPSTGEQAAA
- a CDS encoding ArsR/SmtB family transcription factor, producing MPRAQPDPEVLTATGDLLRALAAPVRISIVLELMHSELCVHQLVDALGVTQPLVSQHLRVLKSAGVVRGERNGREIVYRLVDDHLAHIVVDAVAHATERPGA
- a CDS encoding glycine--tRNA ligase — translated: MAKATKVDTVANLCKRRGLVFQSGEIYGGTKSAWDYGPLGVELKENIKKQWWRNMVTSRDDVVGLDSAIILPREVWVASGHVSVFNDPLVECLNCHKRHRQDHLQEAYAEKRAAKGEEVDPDDVPMTEIVCPDCGTKGQWTEPRDFNMMLKTYLGPIESEEGLHYLRPETAQGIFVNFKNVMTTARKKPPFGIGQIGKSFRNEITPGNFIFRTREFEQMEMEFFVKPGDDDTWHQYWIDYRLKWYTDLGIDPENLRLYTHPQEKLSHYSKGTVDIEYRFEFAGSEWGELEGIANRTDFDLGTHTKHSGESLEFFDQQSGERYTPYVIEPAAGLTRSLMAFLVDAYTEEEVPKANGGTDTRVVLKLDRRLAPVKVAVLPLSRDEKLSPKARELAAQLRQFWNVDFDDAQGIGKRYRRQDEIGTPFCVTVDFDTLDDDSVTVRERDTMEQERVPLAEIQQYLAARLAGC
- a CDS encoding cold-shock protein, yielding MTNGKVVHFDTQRGFGFLAPDAGGEDVFLHVNDIDFDESALRPGTEVTFDVEKGDKGFKAVNVAVVGGAPAPSAPRRDHRDQRDQRGDRREQAPRRDAAARPAAGALDMQSFVDELTELLLDSSDDLTAGQIIAIRQRIADFAFARGWVTE
- a CDS encoding rubredoxin; the protein is MSDAPFKLFRCLQCGFEYDEAEGWPEDGIEPGTRWDDIPDDWSCPDCGAAKADFEMVEVSRA
- a CDS encoding rubredoxin; translation: MSAFKCPVCDYVYDETSGAPREGWPAGTAWADIPDDWNCPDCGVRDKIDFEPV
- a CDS encoding Fur family transcriptional regulator translates to MTVHAAKGTGVRATKQRGAITQALQSVSEFKSAQELHEQLRADGESIGLTTVYRNLQAMADAGAVDTLRTDSGEALFRLCSDEHHHHLVCRECGRTVEVTDRAVEAWSARTAAAHGFTDVTHTLEIFGRCADCSA